One stretch of Shewanella sp. Arc9-LZ DNA includes these proteins:
- a CDS encoding response regulator gives MQLDKILHVEDDESIRIIVEMALVDICGFTLLACDGGQEAISQVEGFTPDLILLDAMMPGMDGIQTLNEIRKKPNCLNIPVVFMTARIQDSEKQEYLAVGAVAVIEKPFDAMSLGDRLESIYQASLISQEIHNQE, from the coding sequence ATGCAATTAGATAAAATTTTACACGTAGAGGATGATGAGTCGATTCGAATCATTGTTGAAATGGCTCTCGTTGATATATGTGGATTTACCTTGTTGGCTTGTGATGGCGGCCAAGAGGCCATTAGCCAAGTTGAGGGTTTTACCCCAGATTTAATATTGTTAGACGCCATGATGCCGGGTATGGATGGTATACAAACGCTGAATGAAATTCGTAAAAAGCCAAATTGTCTAAACATTCCTGTTGTTTTTATGACAGCCAGGATTCAGGATTCTGAAAAGCAGGAATATTTGGCTGTTGGTGCAGTTGCTGTGATTGAAAAACCCTTCGATGCTATGAGTCTTGGTGATAGGTTAGAATCTATTTATCAAGCTAGCTTAATCTCTCAAGAAATCCACAATCAAGAGTAA
- a CDS encoding Hpt domain-containing protein, with protein MKSTKITAQQQPLDEMNKHDINNFRSESDNKELESLLKPFGGNEKFYRRLLKVFEANLDQQLNNLEQMILQNNTNEILVIVHTLKGTSGTAGLTSIYQALCAWEIKLKDANSSNAFEILCVELAPQLRSVTQAELSRIHALLAEKEVETQHLTVDYSIPELTAMLAELKQHLENNNLEAVNIILNLQNMLANNLLVKHELAVLYDAVEILDFDNALVALSSLSNKL; from the coding sequence ATGAAATCTACTAAAATTACTGCTCAGCAGCAGCCCCTTGATGAAATGAATAAACATGACATTAATAATTTTAGATCAGAATCTGATAATAAGGAGCTAGAAAGTTTACTTAAGCCTTTTGGTGGTAATGAAAAGTTTTATCGGCGTTTACTTAAGGTTTTTGAAGCAAATCTGGATCAGCAACTGAATAATCTAGAACAGATGATCTTGCAAAACAACACCAATGAGATATTGGTCATTGTTCATACGCTTAAAGGGACTTCTGGGACAGCTGGCTTAACATCAATCTATCAAGCCTTATGTGCCTGGGAGATAAAACTCAAGGACGCGAATAGTTCAAATGCTTTTGAGATACTTTGTGTCGAACTGGCGCCCCAGTTACGTTCAGTGACACAAGCTGAACTATCAAGAATCCATGCTTTATTAGCAGAAAAAGAAGTTGAAACACAACACCTAACAGTTGATTATTCAATCCCAGAGCTCACCGCTATGCTCGCAGAACTGAAACAACACCTAGAAAATAACAATCTAGAAGCGGTGAATATCATCCTAAATCTGCAAAATATGTTGGCTAATAATTTATTGGTTAAGCATGAATTAGCAGTGCTATATGATGCAGTAGAAATATTAGATTTCGACAATGCACTTGTTGCATTATCTTCATTATCCAACAAGTTGTAA
- a CDS encoding YkgJ family cysteine cluster protein, translating to MKNNIEIVDLLRERIPSFECKPGCHDCCGPVTTSSEEMARLPFKTNAQHEAALKEWNCVYLGPNGCEVYEERPLICRVFGTTPRMPCPEHRRPEVMIDTKTEAQIHHYIANTRQVLV from the coding sequence ATGAAAAATAACATAGAGATAGTCGATCTGCTGCGTGAACGCATTCCGTCATTTGAATGTAAGCCAGGTTGTCACGATTGTTGTGGTCCAGTAACCACATCTTCAGAAGAAATGGCACGCCTCCCCTTTAAAACTAACGCCCAACATGAAGCCGCATTAAAAGAGTGGAACTGCGTATACTTAGGTCCAAATGGTTGCGAGGTTTATGAAGAGCGCCCATTGATATGTCGTGTTTTTGGCACAACACCACGTATGCCTTGCCCTGAGCACCGTCGACCGGAAGTGATGATTGACACAAAAACTGAGGCGCAGATCCATCACTATATCGCCAACACCCGCCAAGTACTGGTTTGA
- a CDS encoding DUF4382 domain-containing protein, which yields MKKLNTLLAVSISTLLVACGGSDDKTDSPQMGVFSLGVSDNPSDAKDVTIAFKQVVLKNDSGSISFDVSDDGALKQVNLLEFQGQAVDTLVSGQSIPVGEYQMCIYMQRSETPNADSSYVITNDDNLFGLTTNSNGSCGGVGATDTDTGRLFFNKAFTIAAGTNSFVAEFDLSSGLQDPHGNKDYWTLKPTSVQLHNISEVGAIEGSIPADMMTQCEVAAGGSAFSHAVYLYQDTALLENMADFNIDAVVAPDAAPIASSRVNAILDQNNQVIGQGYEFGFVVAGNYSLGYTCVAQYDDPDVKNTLDDVESPFFLHADLQDIEVTNGTVANGEF from the coding sequence ATGAAAAAGCTTAATACGTTACTTGCCGTCTCGATATCGACTTTACTGGTAGCTTGTGGGGGGAGTGACGATAAAACAGACTCTCCTCAAATGGGGGTATTTAGTTTAGGTGTATCAGATAACCCAAGTGATGCCAAAGACGTGACGATCGCTTTTAAACAAGTTGTGTTAAAAAATGACTCGGGGAGTATTTCGTTTGATGTGTCAGATGATGGTGCTTTGAAACAAGTTAATTTACTTGAATTTCAAGGGCAAGCAGTTGACACACTTGTGAGTGGGCAAAGTATTCCTGTTGGTGAATACCAAATGTGTATTTATATGCAAAGAAGTGAAACCCCGAATGCGGACAGTTCATATGTCATAACCAATGACGATAATTTATTTGGTTTAACGACAAACAGTAATGGTTCATGTGGCGGAGTCGGTGCAACGGATACCGATACTGGACGGCTATTTTTTAATAAGGCATTTACGATTGCAGCAGGCACAAATAGCTTTGTTGCTGAGTTTGATCTGTCTAGTGGATTACAAGACCCCCATGGCAATAAAGACTACTGGACTTTAAAACCTACGTCGGTGCAGTTACATAACATTTCTGAAGTTGGTGCGATTGAGGGAAGTATTCCTGCTGACATGATGACTCAATGTGAAGTTGCCGCTGGCGGAAGTGCATTTAGCCATGCGGTTTATTTATATCAAGATACTGCGCTATTAGAAAATATGGCTGATTTTAATATTGATGCCGTCGTTGCTCCAGACGCTGCGCCTATTGCTTCTTCAAGAGTTAACGCTATTTTAGATCAAAACAATCAAGTGATAGGCCAAGGCTATGAGTTTGGTTTTGTGGTAGCGGGTAATTATAGTCTGGGTTACACCTGTGTTGCACAGTACGATGATCCAGATGTAAAAAATACACTTGATGATGTAGAAAGTCCTTTCTTTTTACATGCTGATTTACAAGATATTGAAGTGACAAATGGTACTGTCGCGAATGGTGAGTTTTAA
- a CDS encoding class I SAM-dependent methyltransferase, with the protein MSTIAFYDQHSHDFFESTVNADVSELYQAFVAQLPSNARVLDAGCGSGRDSKAFIQLGFNVTAIDASAELAKAASDYIGQHVTVCTFDEIDTSLQFDGIWACASLLHVEASALPNTFEILANSLVNGGVFYCSFKYGDQERIHNGRFFTDANESLLEQWIQQTGLMIKQTWVTTDVRSGRENEKWLNAILIKTLK; encoded by the coding sequence ATGTCTACTATTGCGTTTTATGATCAACATTCGCATGATTTTTTCGAGTCGACTGTGAATGCTGATGTCAGCGAATTGTATCAAGCCTTTGTCGCACAACTCCCTTCTAACGCACGTGTATTAGATGCTGGTTGTGGTTCTGGTCGTGACAGTAAAGCCTTTATTCAATTGGGCTTCAATGTTACCGCCATTGATGCCAGTGCCGAATTAGCCAAAGCGGCATCTGATTATATTGGCCAACATGTCACGGTTTGTACCTTTGATGAAATAGACACATCGCTTCAGTTTGACGGCATTTGGGCTTGTGCATCTCTGCTTCATGTTGAAGCAAGCGCTCTACCCAACACCTTTGAAATTTTGGCTAACAGTTTGGTTAATGGTGGCGTATTCTATTGTTCATTTAAATATGGTGATCAGGAGCGAATTCATAACGGTCGGTTTTTTACCGATGCTAATGAGTCACTATTAGAACAGTGGATTCAACAAACAGGTTTAATGATTAAACAGACTTGGGTGACTACAGATGTGCGCTCGGGTCGTGAAAACGAAAAATGGCTCAATGCCATCCTCATAAAGACGTTAAAATAG